One genomic segment of Sminthopsis crassicaudata isolate SCR6 chromosome 4, ASM4859323v1, whole genome shotgun sequence includes these proteins:
- the TMEM120A gene encoding transmembrane protein 120A — MEGPPAPSVSACLRDWDELQQDFQSIQETHREYRLQLEALTKLQSSCSTSIARQKKKLKELALTLKKCKASIPSDKEEMLQEIENLIKERQGIFFDMEAYLPKKNGIYLSLVLGSVNVTLLSKQAKFAYKDEYEKFKLYLTIILIIISFTCRFLLNSRVTDATFNFLLVWYYCTLTIRESILINNGSRIKGWWVFHHYISTFLSGVMLTWPDGLMYQKFRNQFLSFSMYQSFVQFLQYYYQSGCLYRLRALGERHNMDLTVEGFQSWMWRGLTFLLPFLFFGHFWQLFNAVTLFQLAREPQCKEWQVLMCGLPFLFLFLGNFFTTLRVVHQKFHSQHGNKKD; from the exons ATGGAGGGGCCCCCCGCCCCCTCGGTGAGCGCCTGCCTGCGGGACTGGGACGAACTGCAGCAGGACTTCCAGAGCATCCAG GAGACCCACCGAGAGTACCGCCTGCAGCTTGAGGCCTTGACCAAGCTGCAGAGTAGCTGCTCTACCTCCATTGCCCGGCAGAAGAAGAAGCTCAAAGAGTTAGCCTTGACCCTGAAGAA ATGCAAAGCCTCCATTCCATCCGACAAGGAGGAGATGCTGCAAGAGATTGAGAACCTTATCAAAGAGCGTCAGGGGATCTTCTTTGACATGGAGGCTTATTTGCCCAAGAAAAATGG GATCTACCTGAGTCTCGTCCTGGGAAGCGTCAACGTCACCCTCCTCAGCAAGCAGGCTAA GTTTGCCTACAAGGACGAATATGAGAAGTTCAAGCTTTATCTcaccatcatcctcatcatcatctcCTTCACCTGCCGCTTCCTCCTCAATTCCAG GGTGACAGATGCAACTTTCAACTTCCTGTTGGTATGGTACTACTGCACGCTGACCATCCGGGAAAGCATCCTCATCAACAATGGGTCCCG GATCAAAGGCTGGTGGGTGTTTCATCATTACATCTCTACGTTCCTGTCTGGAGTCATGCTGACATG GCCTGATGGACTCATGTACCAGAAGTTTCGAAACCAGTTCTTGTCCTTTTCTATGTACCAGA GCTTTGTACAGTTCCTCCAATACTACTACCAGAGCGGCTGCCTGTACCGCCTGCGGGCCCTGGGCGAGAGGCACAACATGGACCTCACTGTGG AGGGCTTCCAGTCCTGGATGTGGAGGGGTCtcaccttccttctccccttcctcttctttggCCAC TTTTGGCAACTGTTTAACGCGGTGACCCTGTTCCAGCTGGCCCGGGAGCCCCAGTGTAAGGAGTGGCAG GTGCTCATGTGTGGCCTCCCTTTCCTGTTCCTCTTCCTCGGTAACTTCTTCACTACTCTCAGGGTGGTTCACCAGAAATTCCACAGCCAACACGGAAACAAGAAGGACTGA